One part of the Carassius gibelio isolate Cgi1373 ecotype wild population from Czech Republic chromosome B6, carGib1.2-hapl.c, whole genome shotgun sequence genome encodes these proteins:
- the LOC127959261 gene encoding neurexophilin-2-like, translating into MRLLCWSVLLLIHWILRKVHGLEKHVGKPLDYLEQGASSTVFKSLPYSVPAPSGAVKPPHQTSRIFSTLDHTPTKPKPPTFSFQNPYEWVRNQSHLQDHTGYRPKRKPSLKTSMKTKKIFGWGDFYFNVKTLKFSLLVTGKIVDHVNGTFTVYFRHNSSSLGNVSVSIVPPSKIVEFEVLQKPLHPEIQFHQQHQSTVDPKDIKAFNCRVEYEKTDRSKKPKPCLYDPSQTCFTENTQSHSSWLCAKPFKVICIFISFFSIDYKLVQKVCPDYNFQSEHPYLG; encoded by the coding sequence gtgcATGGCTTGGAGAAACACGTGGGCAAACCTCTGGATTATCTGGAGCAGGGAGCGTCCAGCACAGTCTTCAAGAGCCTCCCGTACTCTGTTCCCGCTCCGTCAGGAGCCGTCAAACCTCCACACCAGACCTCCAGGATATTCTCCACGCTGGACCACACTCCCACGAAGCCCAAACCACCCACCTTCAGCTTCCAGAACCCCTACGAATGGGTGCGAAACCAGTCTCATCTCCAGGACCACACAGGCTACCGTCCCAAACGCAAACCCTCCCTCAAAACCTCCATGAAGACTAAAAAGATCTTCGGCTGGGGCGACTTCTACTTCAACGTCAAGACGCTCAAGTTCAGTCTGCTGGTGACGGGGAAGATCGTGGACCACGTCAACGGGACGTTCACGGTCTACTTCCGCCACAACTCCTCCAGTCTCGGGAACGTGTCGGTGAGCATCGTTCCTCCGTCCAAAATCGTCGAGTTCGAGGTTCTCCAGAAACCCCTTCACCCGGAGATCCAGTTCCACCAGCAGCACCAGTCCACCGTCGACCCCAAAGACATCAAAGCCTTCAACTGCCGCGTGGAGTACGAGAAGACGGACCGCTCCAAGAAACCCAAACCCTGTCTTTACGATCCATCGCAGACCTGCTTCACTGAAAACACCCAGTCGCACTCGTCCTGGCTCTGCGCCAAACCCTTCAAAGTCATCTGCATCTTCATCTCCTTCTTCAGCATCGACTACAAGCTGGTGCAGAAGGTCTGTCCGGACTACAACTTTCAGAGCGAGCATCCGTATTTGGGATGA